Proteins co-encoded in one Octopus bimaculoides isolate UCB-OBI-ISO-001 chromosome 7, ASM119413v2, whole genome shotgun sequence genomic window:
- the LOC106878089 gene encoding nucleolin: MLPMEKKLFEEMAQKDKIRYENEMANYVPPPGEIKRKRKQVKDPNAPKRCLSAFFIFCKDHRAKLIEEKPELKVSEVATLLGKMWKLSTPEVKKSYEERAAQDRKRYEKEMIIFRSQQVSVESPKAIPVPKTTNEEFQPKAKVAKLKPEKSVKPQAPVAVQVKSPPSQPQLPPAKPMIKNTKITDNRTKAAKAQMAAQAAQAAQAAQAAQAAQAALVAATVKRVVVESDDESDEDDDEEEGAESEEGEEGSSEAGEESSGEEEEEEEGEESEGMAEAVEVKGKAQCKDSGTINTDNNNDDVDDDDDGDEDEDEDDDEEEEEVEEENDNNNDEDNDDEGDDGGNNAGVEVDDKDDSSDDDDDDEDEDDEDEDDEDDDDEEEEDE; encoded by the exons ATGTTACCTATGGAAAAGAAACTGTTTGAAGAGATGGCTCAGAAGGACAAGATTCGGTACGAAAATGAAATGGCTAACTATGTGCCACCCCCCGGTGAAATTAAACGGAAACGGAAACAAGTTAAAGATCCGAATGCTCCAAAACGTTGTCT ctcGGCGTTTTTCATCTTCTGTAAGGACCACAGAGCAAAGCTGATTGAAGAAAAACCAGAATTAAAAGTATCTGAAGTGGCTACACTGCTGGGAAAGATGTGGAAATTATCGACACCTGAGGTGAAGAAATCATATGAAGAAAGAGCAGCACAAGATAGAAAACGATATGAGAAg GAAATGATAATCTTCCGAAGTCAGCAAGTCAGTGTTGAATCACCAAAGGCTATTCCTGTACCAAAGACCACAAATGAAGAATTCCAACCAAAAGCAAAAGTTGCCAAATTGAAACCAGAGAAATCAGTTAAACCTCAAGCACCAGTAGCTGTACAAGTAAAATCTCCACCGTCACAACCACAACTACCGCCAGCAAAACCCATGattaaaaataccaaaataacTGATAACCGGACCAAAGCAGCAAAGGCACAGATGGCTGCTCAAGCGGCTCAAGCGGCACAAGCGGCACAAGCAGCACAAGCAGCTCAAGCAGCCCTAGTTGCAGCAACAGTGAAAAGAGTGGTAGTAGAGTCAGACGATGAGTcagacgaggatgatgatgaggaagaaggtGCAGAGTCGGAAGAGGGGGAAGAGGGCAGCAGTGAAGCTGGGGAAGAGAGCagtggggaggaagaggaggaggaagaaggggaagagTCAGAGGGAATGGCGGAGGCGGTGGAAGTTAAGGGCAAGGCACAGTGCAAGGACAGTGGTACCATCAatactgacaacaacaacgacgatgtcgacgatgacgatgatggtgatgaggatgaggatgaggatgatgatgaggaggaggaggaagtggaggaggaaaatgacaacaataatgacgaggataatgatgacgagggggatgatggtggtaataatgcaGGTGTCGAAGTTGACGATAAAGAtgacagcagtgatgatgatgatgacgatgaggacgaGGACGATGAGGACGAGGACGatgaggacgatgacgatgaggaggaggaagatgaataA